The stretch of DNA AATGTATATCTCCCTTTCCTATTTGCAATTTCAGGACTTGATGATTGAAAGCGTTACTTTCTGTAGATGTGATGATACATTTATCTGGGTCGTCACAATTTGAGGCTGATCAGTATTAGActttattttgttgattttgttagGAGTTGCATccttgattttattttcatatttaaatGGGAAATACTGAAAGCTGATTTGAAGTTTTGTTGACCTTTACGTGTGCAACTTGGACAGGAGAAAGGTAGGCCCTTGCCAAAGTTTGGAGAATGGGACGTCAATGATCCTGCTTCGGCAGAGGGATTTACGGTGATTTTTAACAAGGCAAGGGATGAGAAGAAAACAGGTGGGAAGCCTGATTCTCCCACAAAGCTGGATACGAATACAAACACTAATCATGGGATGGAACATGTAAAAACTCAGGGTGTAAGTGATTAGATTCATTCCCGCACGATATCAGTAtcggttttatttttattttattttttggtgaAAAGTTTGCCAATCCATCTGGCTTCTGAGTGTCTCAAAACCGATGACAAGCCTTTGATTTTGCAGAAAAAATGGTTTTGCTGCATGCAGAGCTCGAGCACGAATTACTAAATGGAGTGTGAAAAAAGAATGCATATTTATAAACATTTCGGTCCGAAAACACATCTCTGGGTGAGGTCGGCAGGTATTAACAGGAACCATGTTCAAGCCCTTTGTTTTGTGCTGTAAAATTGTTGTGAGAAAAAGAAAACATGAGAGACTCGAACAACGTGCCCCCTCATGTTTTGGCTGATTTTGTATCCGCCTAGTGTTTGAAAACAGTTTCTTGTGGCGCCCTCATGTTTTGGCTGATTATGTATCAGTACATTTGTGGTTCTACTTTCGATCACCGTTGTGCGCAATTATTGTCACAGTTTTTTAATAATTCAAAGAATCTCGCTTCGGATTCTAAttcaattataattattattcttAAAACATAAAACGTATGATAAAATCTTGATTCATAGATTCCCTAAATAAGTAATTTATTATAACATAAATACGCCTATGTCCACATACTACACAAGGGGGGTTAAGTTGACTCTAAGCCACTTTTCGGCCTAGTTCTCAGCCCACGGATAATTCGTCCCAACCAATGAAAAAAAAGCAGCAACAGCAGTATTTGACATAATTCGTCCCAACCAAAAGATTGCTAATTGACACACTTAAAATGATGACTCTGTTGGCCGACGCATTGGCACTTCTCTGTCGTGCATGCCTCGCCGGAGCCGTCATCAAAATCTGCGGTGGTACAGTCCACGGTGGGTACTCTGTTTTTGATTCCGTGGGTCACCGAAACTCCTCCACAGTGTTGGTTGCACAGCCGCAACAAAACATTGGCATCCAGCTCTCTCTGCGCTTCCTCTTTTTCAATCGCCACACTGCCTTGCGGCGGACATTCCTCCTTTCTGGTGGCCATCACAATCACATAGGTTGGATTAAATGGGAGATTCTTGTTTCGTAGATTTTTCAATACCAGATTACGAGAAGCTACTAATAAGGTTAAGTTCATAAATTCAGGACAAATGTCAAACATTGCAATTTTAAGTAAGCTTTCACCGTTTTTGTTTTTTGCCAACATGGGCATGGGCTGTTTTCATTGCGGCCCATTTCTCTATCTAGCCCCAATAAGATGTGGACTACGGCCCATTAATAAATTGTGCAGAATTGGACAGGGTTATATTAGGTAGAATATAATTTTAATCGGTTGCGGAATGGGCCCGATTTGGTCTTCCTAAATGTATCAATCGAATTCATTACATGGTTTTATTCATTTATAGCAAGCGTATTTATAGTTTTTTCAAAGATAATGAAATTTTCTCCGAATGACAGATTCAGGATTATCGCGTGGACAATATTTTTAGGGACCTTAGAGAAACATTCAAAATGCGGCTAAATTTGGAAGCATAAGTAGGACAGAAACCTCAAGAATGAGACAAAAAAATTAGTAATTAAAGAGAGCTCTCTATGAAAATTTCCAATAAAACCAAAATATTTGTGGAAAAAATATCGCAAAACGATAAATTACCATTTTCACAGAATCAAGAAAGTTCGGATATAATCCGCATGCACTTGTCTTCCATAATCTTCACAGCTTCAATGAACAGTTCTTCAGGAGGTAATGCTCCAGTCGACTCAATTGTACCTGAAGATAGCTTCAGCGAACAATTCCAAGATCCAAGTTTCAGATAGATCTCACTTACATTTCAGATTACCAAAGCTACCATTGTATGTCACTTCTATTTGAAGTATAAAATGTCATAAGGAACAACGCTTTCTATCTAAGTTACCAAATAAAAGAAAGTGGCAAACGTCAATATTCTTCCTTTTTCGGTCGGTGTCAAATTGATTTGAACAACTTTTAATAAGAGGAAACATAAACGAAGATCGTTCTATAAGAGTTGCTTTTAAGAAACTGAGACGACACTGAAGTGAGACAAATATTGTTGGGAAAGATAGCCAAATTAAATAACTTTTCGTACAACGAAATGATTGATTCTTTTTTTTAGCGGTAATATCAGATTGAGATATTTCCACGATACCAACAATGATAATAATTatgaagaaaacaacaattattTTTACGTGAAAAACCCAAATTAGGGGAAAACCACGAGACTGAAGTCCAACATAGGAGATAAGAACAACTCTCCCTAGAACAACTTAGGGACACCAAgaactttaaaaataattactCTTGGATGATATACTTAACCTAACTTTGAAAGTTGAACTTACAAAACTCTAATCATGTAGAAAATTTTTTCTGACGTAAAAAATCGGACATTACCGCAAACACAGAGCATACTAAAATTTATCTAAATGATTAGGCTATACAACACTTCATTGCTTGTGTTTTTGCTTGTCTTGGGATGGATGGATTGACGCAAATGTTGCTatttataagaaaaattttaggtTTGGTGAAATATGAAATGATGGATGTGAGATCCGGGTTTATTGTCATTGGAGCGTGAATGTCAAACACTTGAACAAGCGTGTGAGGTCTGCCCAACGCTTTGGTAAATATGTTGCCACTTGAATTATATCTCACCTGTTTGATACTTCCGAATGATGTGACAGTTCAGTTTTGTTCGGTGAAATGGATTAGCAGCAATGCTGCTTGATTGTCGCAGTATAGCGTCACTGGTTGGGGATGAGCAATGTGCAAATCCCGTAATAAGTGCTTTAGCCAAGTTATTTCACAAGCAGTTGATGACATAGATCTATACTCTGCTTCGGCTGAGGATCTAGATACAGTTgcttgctttttgcttttccaAGAAATAAGAGCTTTTCCAAGAAAGACACAATATCCGGTCACTGATCGACGTGTAGTGATATCTCCAGCCCAATCCGCATCACAAAAACCAACcaaattcaaatcatttttAGAAGGAAATAATAGCCCTTGTCCAGGTGAATTCTTCAAGAATCGGAGTAAACGATGAACTGCATCAAGATGAGGCCGCCTAGGCTGTTGCATAAATTGGCTAAGCGTATTAACTGCAAAAGAAATTTCCGGCCTTGTGATTGTTAAGTAGATCAACTTCCCAACTAGTCGCCGATAATGTGTCGGGTTTTTGAGTATATCGCCCTCGGTAAATGTGAGTTTCAAGGATTGTTCCATAGGAAATTTTGCTGGTTTTGCACCAAGTAACCCTGCTTCTTGAAGAATATCTAAAGTGTACTTGCGTTGATTGATCGAAATTCCCATCTTAGAACGAGCTATTTCAAccccgagaaaatattttagcaaTCCAAGGTCTTTAAGCTTGAAACACGCAAAAATCAGGATAAAATGTCACACTACAATTTAAAGCTCGTGTGAGTTTGCTAATGGAAAGTAAGTTAACTTTGAAATTCGGGACATAAAGCACATCATCAACACTCATATCATTGCATAAATTCATGGTTCCAACAGATTTGATTTGTGAATATCCTCCATTTGGTAGTTGCACAGTGGGATATTTAGCGGCCGATTCATTTTCACTGGGCCGATTTTTTGATACATGATCGGAGGCACCGCTGTCTAGAATCCACACATCATGACTGGAAATAGAGTTGTTACCTGAAGTGTTGATAAGGGGTTCGTTGTTACCATTTTCTTTGCGAAGGAGCATCATAATTTGATCATATTCCTTGGCAGTGAATTGTTTGGTTTCCACGTTTGAAATAGATGGGGGCTTCATGTTTTTCTTTCCCTTTGGTTTGACATTTTTGCCATGATATCGGTGTCTAGGTGGAAACCCATGAATATAaaaacatcgatcaacagtatgCCCATCTAATTCACAATGAGAGCATTTCAGTTGTTTGTCGCCAGCAGTCGATCGATAAGACTCAGTTTCTTTTACTTGCCGACCCTGAATTCGCATCTTTTGTTGAGCAAAATTTGCATTATATCCTGTAGTATCTCGATTGGCAGCAATTTCGTTTTGTCTCTCGTGCTGCAATATAAGAGCATGAACTTTGCGGGTGTCAGGTAGAGGATTCATCAAAAGTATTGAACCACGGACGGTGGAAAAAGAATCATTCAATCCCATGAGAAATTGCATGACTTTTTCTTTCTCTTCTTTTtcgagaattcctttgacaCCTCCGCAATGACAAGCAATTGGATCATGATAGGATCCTAACTCATCCCATAGAGCCTTCAGTTTAGTGTAGTAAATTGATACGGATTGGTGTCCTTGTCGGTGTTCCACTATCTCGCGGCGAATCTCAAAGACACGAGCATCATTTCCTTGTGAGAATCTGTCATATAAATCATTCCAAACATCAAGTGCAGATTCAGCATAAATGATGCTTTCGGCAATGTCGGGATGAACGGCATTGAGAATCCACGATAATACCATATGATTGCAACGTTCAAATGCTGGAAACTTGTCGTCTTCAGTCTCCGGTGCTTTGATTGTCCCATTGATGATTCCGATTTTGTTTTTAGCACTCAAGGCTATGCGCATTGCACGACTCCACTGCCCGTAGTTGCTCCCATCAAATAATTTGGAGACAAGAACCAAACCGGGATGATCGGATTGTTGTAAGATTAGTGGATCCGATTGGTTTGTTCCGGTCTCCGATTTCTTGCCTTCATCTCCCATTGCAGCAAGAATATTTGATTAAATGATTGAATACAAATTATGCTTGAATTATCTACGGGTATTTATGTAGCTAGCTAGTTAAATGGGCACAATATAATCAGAAACTTGCAGAAATCAGGACTGGGTGGAGCTGTTGTTCGCAACATGGTTTGTGATGGGGAACATATGGGTCTTCTACTCGCGGTTCGGGTCTTATAACGGTGCCCCGAAGCTCCATGTTCTGTGCGTCTCCCTGCTAGCATGGAATGCTGTGAGCTAATCTTTTCCATTCATACTGTTCGATCGGGCTGCAGTGCTGTTGTGTGCCGTTTCTTAGCGGACACCTAGGCTACAGAATCAACACGCCGTCGCTCTATAGAGGGTTCACCGATGACCTGAGCGCCGGCTTACCATGCTGGAAATATAAGGAATACGATGTTCGATGCGATTTGGAGCTCGGAGATAAAATCCAGTATGCATATTCTCGGTGCATTTTGACCATTAATTGATAAAAGAAATATTGTTTATGTTgttttattttctcaaatttcAATGTTAATTGATTGTTTTTTTcgataattttaataattttttccaaTGGCCTTTATCGTTACATTATCCAATttatgaatttaaaataaaattgttgaACATCACAACTTATATGTGATTATTgactatatttaattaaagcaaaaatttgagtgAGATGG from Primulina eburnea isolate SZY01 chromosome 6, ASM2296580v1, whole genome shotgun sequence encodes:
- the LOC140834702 gene encoding protein NOI4-like isoform X1; amino-acid sequence: MHTNVFHRRLQQSISLSNSLYLRVPFSFSLLGNICFSRIHVDVMIHLSGSSQFEEKGRPLPKFGEWDVNDPASAEGFTVIFNKARDEKKTGGKPDSPTKLDTNTNTNHGMEHVKTQGKKWFCCMQSSSTNY
- the LOC140834702 gene encoding protein NOI4-like isoform X2 — protein: MFFIDGFNNLSLSLIRYISGFHFRSLCWEIFASRGFMSEKGRPLPKFGEWDVNDPASAEGFTVIFNKARDEKKTGGKPDSPTKLDTNTNTNHGMEHVKTQGKKWFCCMQSSSTNY